The following coding sequences lie in one Labrus bergylta chromosome 5, fLabBer1.1, whole genome shotgun sequence genomic window:
- the tbc1d20 gene encoding TBC1 domain family member 20 isoform X1: MKNSRSAGASSPVNGKKDWDTRRKRKIVDITQALSASPVDVAALRRMAISEGGLLTDEIRCQVWPRLLNVPPSVLDQDPEKVERENNKDYNQVLLDVQRSLRRFPPGMPDEQREGLQEELIDIILVVLKRNPQLHYYQGYHDIVVTFLLVLGERLATALVEKLSTHHLRDFMDPTMDNTKHILNYLMPIIERVNPDVHDFMQQAEVGTVFALSWLITWFGHVLSDFRHVVRLYDFFLACHPLMPIYFAAVIVLYREEEVLECECDMAMVHHLLSQIPQDLPYETLISRAGDLFVQFPPSELAKEAASHESMASSTFKDFDLASTQQRPDSVLRRRRRQRQAALESSAAAAAASSAVAQPSTARRFVRLAVMGLTVALGAAALAVVNTALEWAPKLDLFP; encoded by the exons ATGAAGAACTCCAGAAGTGCTGGTGCCTCGTCACCTGTGAACGGGAAAAAAG ACTGGGACACCAGGCGGAAGAGGAAAATTGTGGATATCACACAGGCCCTGAGTGCAAGTCCAGTGGATGTGGCAGCTTTGAGGAGGATGGCTATCAGCGAAGGTGGGCTGCTGACTGATGAGATACGCTGTCAAGTCTGGCCTCGGCTTCTCAACGTGCCCCCCAGCGTCCTGGATCAGGACCCAG AAAAGGTAGAGCGGGAGAATAACAAAGACTACAACCAGGTGTTGCTTGATGTCCAGCGCTCACTGCGGAGGTTCCCCCCTG GAATGCCAGATGAGCAGAGGGAGGGTCTCCAGGAAGAGCTCATTGACATCATCCTCGTTGTTCTGAAACGTAATCCTCAGCTGCACTACTACCAGGGATACCATGACATTGTTGTCACCTTCCTTTTGGTCCTGGGAGAGCGACTTGCAACTGCTCTTGTTGAAAAGCTTTCCACGCATCATCTCAG GGACTTCATGGATCCTACCATggacaacacaaaacacattctAAACTATTTGATGCCCATCATTGAGAGGGTCAACCCTGACGTGCATGACTTCATGCAACA GGCTGAGGTGGGCACAGTCTTTGCTCTTAGTTGGCTGATCACCTGGTTCGGTCACGTCCTGTCAGACTTCCGCCATGTGGTCCGGTTGTATGACTTCTTCCTGGCCTGCCACCCATTGATGCCCATCTACTTTGCTGCTGTG ATCGTACTGTACAGAGAAGAGGAAGTGTTggagtgtgaatgtgacatggcCATGGTTCATCACCTGCTCTCTCAGATTCCTCAGGATCTGCCCTATGAGACCCTCATCAGCAGAGCGGGAGACCTCTTTGTCCAGTTCCCTCCCTCTGAACTGGCCAAAGAGGCCGCCTCACATGAGAG CATGGCGTCATCTACCTTTAAGGACTTTGACCTTGCCTCCACCCAACAGCGACCAGACTCTGTCCTCCGTCGCCGCCGCCGACAGCGACAGGCTGCTCTGGAGAgctcagcagcagctgcagcagcgaGCTCGGCGGTGGCCCAGCCTTCAACTGCACGGCGGTTTGTCCGACTGGCTGTCATGGGCCTGACGGTGGCTTTGGGGGCAGCAGCTCTGGCTGTGGTCAACACTGCCCTGGAGTGGGCCCCTAAGCTGGACTTGTTTCCTTGA
- the tbc1d20 gene encoding TBC1 domain family member 20 isoform X2 encodes MAISEGGLLTDEIRCQVWPRLLNVPPSVLDQDPEKVERENNKDYNQVLLDVQRSLRRFPPGMPDEQREGLQEELIDIILVVLKRNPQLHYYQGYHDIVVTFLLVLGERLATALVEKLSTHHLRDFMDPTMDNTKHILNYLMPIIERVNPDVHDFMQQAEVGTVFALSWLITWFGHVLSDFRHVVRLYDFFLACHPLMPIYFAAVIVLYREEEVLECECDMAMVHHLLSQIPQDLPYETLISRAGDLFVQFPPSELAKEAASHESMASSTFKDFDLASTQQRPDSVLRRRRRQRQAALESSAAAAAASSAVAQPSTARRFVRLAVMGLTVALGAAALAVVNTALEWAPKLDLFP; translated from the exons ATGGCTATCAGCGAAGGTGGGCTGCTGACTGATGAGATACGCTGTCAAGTCTGGCCTCGGCTTCTCAACGTGCCCCCCAGCGTCCTGGATCAGGACCCAG AAAAGGTAGAGCGGGAGAATAACAAAGACTACAACCAGGTGTTGCTTGATGTCCAGCGCTCACTGCGGAGGTTCCCCCCTG GAATGCCAGATGAGCAGAGGGAGGGTCTCCAGGAAGAGCTCATTGACATCATCCTCGTTGTTCTGAAACGTAATCCTCAGCTGCACTACTACCAGGGATACCATGACATTGTTGTCACCTTCCTTTTGGTCCTGGGAGAGCGACTTGCAACTGCTCTTGTTGAAAAGCTTTCCACGCATCATCTCAG GGACTTCATGGATCCTACCATggacaacacaaaacacattctAAACTATTTGATGCCCATCATTGAGAGGGTCAACCCTGACGTGCATGACTTCATGCAACA GGCTGAGGTGGGCACAGTCTTTGCTCTTAGTTGGCTGATCACCTGGTTCGGTCACGTCCTGTCAGACTTCCGCCATGTGGTCCGGTTGTATGACTTCTTCCTGGCCTGCCACCCATTGATGCCCATCTACTTTGCTGCTGTG ATCGTACTGTACAGAGAAGAGGAAGTGTTggagtgtgaatgtgacatggcCATGGTTCATCACCTGCTCTCTCAGATTCCTCAGGATCTGCCCTATGAGACCCTCATCAGCAGAGCGGGAGACCTCTTTGTCCAGTTCCCTCCCTCTGAACTGGCCAAAGAGGCCGCCTCACATGAGAG CATGGCGTCATCTACCTTTAAGGACTTTGACCTTGCCTCCACCCAACAGCGACCAGACTCTGTCCTCCGTCGCCGCCGCCGACAGCGACAGGCTGCTCTGGAGAgctcagcagcagctgcagcagcgaGCTCGGCGGTGGCCCAGCCTTCAACTGCACGGCGGTTTGTCCGACTGGCTGTCATGGGCCTGACGGTGGCTTTGGGGGCAGCAGCTCTGGCTGTGGTCAACACTGCCCTGGAGTGGGCCCCTAAGCTGGACTTGTTTCCTTGA
- the tbc1d20 gene encoding TBC1 domain family member 20 isoform X3: MRYAVKSGLGFSTCPPASWIRTQVERENNKDYNQVLLDVQRSLRRFPPGMPDEQREGLQEELIDIILVVLKRNPQLHYYQGYHDIVVTFLLVLGERLATALVEKLSTHHLRDFMDPTMDNTKHILNYLMPIIERVNPDVHDFMQQAEVGTVFALSWLITWFGHVLSDFRHVVRLYDFFLACHPLMPIYFAAVIVLYREEEVLECECDMAMVHHLLSQIPQDLPYETLISRAGDLFVQFPPSELAKEAASHESMASSTFKDFDLASTQQRPDSVLRRRRRQRQAALESSAAAAAASSAVAQPSTARRFVRLAVMGLTVALGAAALAVVNTALEWAPKLDLFP, translated from the exons ATGAGATACGCTGTCAAGTCTGGCCTCGGCTTCTCAACGTGCCCCCCAGCGTCCTGGATCAGGACCCAG GTAGAGCGGGAGAATAACAAAGACTACAACCAGGTGTTGCTTGATGTCCAGCGCTCACTGCGGAGGTTCCCCCCTG GAATGCCAGATGAGCAGAGGGAGGGTCTCCAGGAAGAGCTCATTGACATCATCCTCGTTGTTCTGAAACGTAATCCTCAGCTGCACTACTACCAGGGATACCATGACATTGTTGTCACCTTCCTTTTGGTCCTGGGAGAGCGACTTGCAACTGCTCTTGTTGAAAAGCTTTCCACGCATCATCTCAG GGACTTCATGGATCCTACCATggacaacacaaaacacattctAAACTATTTGATGCCCATCATTGAGAGGGTCAACCCTGACGTGCATGACTTCATGCAACA GGCTGAGGTGGGCACAGTCTTTGCTCTTAGTTGGCTGATCACCTGGTTCGGTCACGTCCTGTCAGACTTCCGCCATGTGGTCCGGTTGTATGACTTCTTCCTGGCCTGCCACCCATTGATGCCCATCTACTTTGCTGCTGTG ATCGTACTGTACAGAGAAGAGGAAGTGTTggagtgtgaatgtgacatggcCATGGTTCATCACCTGCTCTCTCAGATTCCTCAGGATCTGCCCTATGAGACCCTCATCAGCAGAGCGGGAGACCTCTTTGTCCAGTTCCCTCCCTCTGAACTGGCCAAAGAGGCCGCCTCACATGAGAG CATGGCGTCATCTACCTTTAAGGACTTTGACCTTGCCTCCACCCAACAGCGACCAGACTCTGTCCTCCGTCGCCGCCGCCGACAGCGACAGGCTGCTCTGGAGAgctcagcagcagctgcagcagcgaGCTCGGCGGTGGCCCAGCCTTCAACTGCACGGCGGTTTGTCCGACTGGCTGTCATGGGCCTGACGGTGGCTTTGGGGGCAGCAGCTCTGGCTGTGGTCAACACTGCCCTGGAGTGGGCCCCTAAGCTGGACTTGTTTCCTTGA
- the rbck1 gene encoding ranBP-type and C3HC4-type zinc finger-containing protein 1, with product MDSEVKTRDNLKKAEDLALSLSEALCSGDGQEAATLCQTLSQLSVPVSVSINTQAYPQDSIRLWVGVEDAQSENYIPVTVEVSLYITIAQLKEKICDDFGFAPALQRWVIGKRLAQDRETLYSHGVRKSGDKVFLFILSAQAAHLTRQQHKLDHEQQRIEGIMESMQSMQLLARGLGAVGGEKLAPPPPLPPKPPTVKKPAVLPKPQMGWACVACTFVNKPTRPGCEMCGEERPKDYFVPIIYQPDQQEALRIQQEQLAMLQYEQAQREERERNYLYLLATEDLNLISNTTETECPICFSPLQPEEGVVLRECLHTFCRDCLKGMIVNSQDAEVSCPDNCESKLLDREIKALLTDEEHQRFLELRLIIAESRSEHSFHCQTPNCRGWCIYEDEVDEFHCELCNATNCILCRAIHDNMNCKDYQDDLRVRAENDQAAQQTTLMLQTMLQNGEAMKCPRCDVIVQKKDGCDWICCLMCKTEICWVTKQARWGPNGSGDTSGGCGCRVNNQPCHPNCQNCH from the exons ATGGATTCTGAAGTTAAAACGCGAGACAATCTGAAAAAGG CTGAGGATCTGGCCCTCTCTCTGAGTGAAGCCCTGTGCAGCGGGGACGGACAGGAAGCAGCCACACTGTGCCAGACACTGTCCCAGCTGTCTGTGCCAGTATCTGTCAGCATCAACACTCAGGCCTACCCTCAGGACTCCATCAG GTTGTGGGTTGGAGTGGAGGATGCTCAGTCAGAAAACTACATCCCAGTGACTGTCGAGGTCTCTCTTTACATCACAATAGCACAACTGAAAGAAAAG ATCTGCGACGACTTCGGCTTTGCCCCGGCGCTGCAGCGTTGGGTGATCGGCAAGCGTTTGGCTCAGGACCGGGAGACGTTGTACAGCCACGGTGTCCGTAAGAGCGGAGACAAGGTCTTCCTGTTTATCCTCTCAGCCCAGGCTGCTCATCTAACAcgtcaacaacacaaactggacCATGAGCAACAACGCATAGAGG GCATCATGGAGTCGATGCAGTCGATGCAGCTTTTAGCCAGAGGCCTTGGTGCAGTAGGTGGAGAGAAgctggctcctcctcctccgcttcctccCAAACCCCCGACTGTTAAGAAACCTGCTGTGCTCCCAAAACCTCAG ATGGGCTGGGCCTGTGTAGCTTGTACGTTTGTGAACAAACCCACACGTCCAGGCTGTGAGATGTGTGGTGAGGAACGACCCAAGGATTACTTTGTGCCTATCATCTACCAGCCGGACCAGCAGGAGGCTCTGCGGATTCAGCAGGAACAGCTGGCCATGCTGCAGTACGAACAG GCTCAGCGGGAGGAACGTGAGAGGAACTATCTCTACCTGTTGGCAACAGAAGACCTGAACCTCATCTCCAACACCACAGAGACGGAGTGTCCCATCTGCTTCTCCCCCCTGCAGCCAGAGGAGGGCGTCGTGCTAAGAGAGTGTCTGCACACCTTCTGCAG GGACTGCCTTAAAGGGATGATAGTGAACAGTCAAGATGCTGAGGTGTCGTGTCCTGACAACTGTGAGAGCAAGCTGCTGGACCGAGAGATCAAAGCG CTGCTCACAGATGAAGAGCACCAGCGCTTTTTGGAGTTGCGTCTGATCATCGCGGAAAGCCGCTCGGAGCACAGCTTCCACTGTCAGACCCCCAACTGTCGAGGGTGGTGCATCTACGAGGACGAAGTCGACGAGTTCCACTGTGAACTCTGCAATGCAACAAACTGCATCCTCTGCAGG GCCATTCATGACAACATGAACTGTAAGGACTATCAGGACGACCTGCGCGTCCGAGCGGAGAACGACCAGGCGGCTCAGCAGACCACTCTCATGCTGCAG ACCATGCTACAGAACGGTGAGGCTATGAAATGCCCACGGTGTGATGTCATCGTCCAGAAAAAAGACGGCTGTGACTGGATCTGCTGTTTGATGTGCAAAACAGAAATCTGCTGGGTCACTAAACAAGCTCGCTGGGGaccaaat GGCAGTGGGGACACATCTGGGGGATGTGGATGCCGAGTCAATAATCAGCCGTGCCATCCCAACTGCCAAAATTGCCACTGA